One window of the Frigoribacterium sp. Leaf415 genome contains the following:
- a CDS encoding CBM35 domain-containing protein: protein MNRTKITTGLLAATAVLAALVAPAAPAEAAGNTLVVDASTSIRPVTHVGAGGLYAVASDTTPAPGLLTPLRLKQHTQPAPGVQQLGNGATVPTGDVLKTANAFTRDGAQSYARMPDVYPDFPYRWISWQDWTQKIDTMVGARVAAAGTTNINGWELWNEPDGTWDTAKAGPFLDGWTRTYRQVKLQDTVTPIVGPSYSRYYPDRMREFMARAKADGTLPDVVVWHELDDGGWADVDEHVADYRSIERDLGISPRPISINEYGSPNQVDTPSVAAHFIAQFERTGIKDAERAYWYESGTVGGLVWNNAPTGSYWLYKWYGEMAGSMVDVTPSGDLDGFASYDSTRGIVNVAFGGTFGDNAVQVKGLAGLGSQVRVAVNYTPRSGRMANVAAPTQLSSTTVGVVNGAVTVPIPNQDYLGAYQVVVTPASGPATSYQQTYEAENATVVNASILSSSSASNSGYVGRIDGLGDGRSNSFVDFVVEVPTAGSYSLTTRYANGGAATSTQGLAFNGGAFSTVSYAPTGGWGRFATSAATPVTLKAGVNVIRLAKGSPNFAGGTGFAELDSITVTPR from the coding sequence GTGAACCGAACGAAGATCACGACGGGACTGCTGGCGGCGACGGCGGTCCTCGCGGCGCTCGTCGCACCGGCGGCACCCGCAGAAGCGGCGGGCAACACGCTCGTCGTCGACGCCTCGACGAGCATCAGGCCCGTCACCCACGTCGGAGCCGGGGGGCTGTACGCCGTGGCGTCCGACACGACGCCGGCCCCTGGTCTGCTGACGCCGTTGCGGCTGAAGCAGCACACGCAGCCCGCTCCCGGCGTGCAGCAGCTCGGCAACGGTGCCACCGTGCCGACCGGCGACGTGCTGAAGACGGCGAACGCGTTCACCCGCGACGGTGCACAGTCGTACGCCCGCATGCCCGACGTCTACCCGGACTTCCCGTACCGCTGGATCAGCTGGCAGGACTGGACGCAGAAGATCGACACGATGGTCGGGGCCCGGGTCGCCGCGGCGGGCACGACGAACATCAACGGCTGGGAGCTGTGGAACGAGCCCGACGGCACCTGGGACACCGCGAAGGCGGGCCCGTTCCTCGACGGGTGGACCCGGACCTACCGCCAGGTGAAGCTGCAGGACACGGTGACGCCGATCGTGGGTCCGAGCTACAGCCGCTACTACCCCGACCGCATGCGCGAGTTCATGGCCAGGGCGAAGGCCGACGGCACCCTGCCGGACGTCGTCGTCTGGCACGAACTGGACGACGGCGGGTGGGCCGACGTCGACGAGCACGTGGCCGACTACCGATCGATCGAGCGTGACCTCGGCATCAGCCCGCGTCCGATCTCGATCAACGAATACGGTTCGCCGAACCAGGTCGACACCCCCAGCGTCGCGGCCCACTTCATCGCGCAGTTCGAGCGCACCGGCATCAAGGACGCCGAACGCGCGTACTGGTACGAATCCGGGACGGTCGGGGGACTCGTCTGGAACAACGCTCCGACCGGGTCGTACTGGCTCTACAAGTGGTACGGCGAGATGGCGGGCTCCATGGTCGACGTGACGCCCTCGGGCGATCTCGACGGGTTCGCCTCGTACGACTCGACCCGCGGGATCGTCAACGTCGCGTTCGGCGGGACGTTCGGTGACAACGCCGTACAGGTCAAGGGACTGGCCGGTCTCGGGTCGCAGGTGAGGGTGGCGGTGAACTACACGCCGCGCTCGGGACGCATGGCGAACGTCGCTGCCCCGACCCAGCTGTCGAGTACCACCGTCGGCGTCGTGAACGGGGCCGTCACCGTCCCCATCCCGAACCAGGACTACCTCGGCGCCTACCAGGTGGTCGTCACGCCCGCGTCGGGCCCGGCCACGAGCTACCAGCAGACCTACGAGGCCGAGAACGCGACGGTGGTCAACGCGTCGATCCTGTCGTCGTCCTCGGCGTCCAACTCCGGCTACGTGGGTCGCATCGACGGTCTGGGTGACGGCCGGTCGAACTCGTTCGTCGATTTCGTGGTCGAGGTCCCGACGGCCGGCAGCTACTCGTTGACGACCCGCTACGCGAACGGAGGTGCAGCGACGTCGACGCAGGGCCTCGCCTTCAACGGTGGTGCGTTCTCGACGGTGTCGTACGCACCGACGGGTGGCTGGGGGCGGTTCGCCACCTCGGCGGCCACACCCGTCACGCTCAAGGCCGGGGTCAACGTGATCCGTCTGGCGAAGGGTTCTCCGAACTTCGCCGGGGGCACCGGATTCGCCGAGCTCGACTCGATCACGGTGACTCCGCGGTAG
- a CDS encoding Ig-like domain repeat protein: MPSFPIRRLAATAASAALLLTVLATAPAQATSPAPDPASAAPVTTASASTGATADLSDDMMQVPAAPLLKAQTDDEVSPAVGVTTHPVYVSLATVTAATGDDSATPPDDASIRAAIAQLHDYWWEESGHTVDVTLAGIETTSLDQTSCVPATVLNTVHTSAFGGRFAKYAWAGTNEHLIVISRETCGTTATAFGTVGGDGGEVFSSYGAGTALGVPVLLHEFGHNLGFGHAGAGMCRSTTSFDGAASDYRYATSADSPAACPVLEYGDFLDIMGYSVSSSRPHLSSVQKVRAGYLTDVTTLTGAGTTRQVTVSSLDGAAKGRALKVVDPVSGQDYYVEYRTATGTDATSPEFGGRSPSCALVGSGFTRCALTSDKTTGSVRVLRPLTLAGSTVSTVALAVGLDAKRDPSRRDTHLDAGESFTSANGGFTVTVRSMTPSGGAVLDVSLAGRAAKAPVSAPAPTLSAPAAATTTTRLSVDRTRQTYGSSTPITTTTQIVASDGSAPSGTVTLRDGTAVVGSTKVGSDGRATVTLPGTTAAGTHQLRASFVPATSAQTASDSSVVGVTVDKASSSSALTRGTTAITKNKAATVTVTVSAPGVPRPTGTVTVTSGGRTVGTATVSADGAGRVTVPVGTFTRGGTYVLSASYAGSGNVSASVSKRMIVVLR; the protein is encoded by the coding sequence ATGCCCTCGTTCCCGATCCGCCGCCTCGCGGCGACCGCCGCCAGCGCCGCCCTGCTTCTCACCGTCCTGGCCACCGCGCCGGCGCAGGCGACGAGCCCCGCGCCCGACCCGGCGAGCGCCGCGCCGGTCACGACCGCCTCGGCCTCGACGGGTGCGACGGCCGACCTATCGGACGACATGATGCAGGTGCCCGCCGCTCCCCTCCTGAAGGCGCAGACGGACGACGAGGTGTCGCCCGCCGTCGGCGTGACGACGCATCCGGTCTACGTCAGCCTCGCCACGGTGACGGCCGCGACCGGGGACGACTCGGCCACGCCGCCCGACGACGCCTCGATCCGCGCCGCGATCGCCCAGCTGCACGACTACTGGTGGGAGGAGTCCGGGCACACGGTCGACGTGACGCTCGCGGGCATCGAGACGACCTCGCTCGACCAGACCTCGTGCGTCCCCGCGACGGTGCTCAACACGGTCCACACCTCGGCCTTCGGGGGCCGGTTCGCCAAGTACGCGTGGGCCGGGACCAACGAGCACCTGATCGTCATCAGCCGCGAGACCTGCGGCACGACGGCGACGGCGTTCGGCACGGTCGGCGGCGACGGCGGCGAGGTCTTCAGCTCGTACGGCGCGGGCACCGCCCTCGGCGTCCCGGTCCTGCTGCACGAGTTCGGCCACAACCTCGGCTTCGGCCACGCCGGCGCCGGCATGTGCCGCAGCACGACCTCGTTCGACGGGGCCGCGAGCGACTACCGCTACGCCACGTCGGCCGACTCCCCCGCCGCCTGCCCCGTGCTCGAGTACGGCGACTTCCTCGACATCATGGGTTACTCGGTCTCGTCCTCCCGCCCCCACCTGTCGTCCGTCCAGAAGGTCCGCGCCGGTTACCTGACCGACGTCACCACCCTCACCGGGGCAGGCACCACCCGCCAGGTCACCGTCTCCTCGCTCGACGGTGCCGCGAAGGGCCGCGCCCTCAAGGTCGTCGACCCGGTCAGCGGGCAGGACTACTACGTCGAGTACCGCACCGCCACCGGCACGGACGCGACCAGCCCGGAGTTCGGCGGACGTTCTCCGTCCTGCGCCCTCGTCGGATCGGGCTTCACGCGGTGCGCACTCACCAGCGACAAGACGACCGGCAGCGTCCGGGTGCTCCGACCGCTCACCCTCGCGGGCAGCACGGTGTCGACCGTCGCCCTGGCCGTCGGCCTCGACGCGAAGCGCGATCCCAGCCGTCGCGACACGCACCTCGACGCGGGCGAGTCGTTCACGAGTGCGAACGGCGGCTTCACCGTGACGGTCCGCTCCATGACCCCGTCGGGCGGGGCGGTCCTCGACGTCAGCCTCGCGGGCAGGGCCGCCAAGGCGCCCGTCTCCGCTCCGGCCCCGACCCTGTCGGCTCCCGCGGCCGCGACGACGACCACTCGACTGAGCGTCGACCGCACCCGTCAGACGTATGGTTCGAGCACGCCGATCACGACGACCACCCAGATCGTCGCGTCGGACGGTTCGGCCCCGAGCGGGACGGTGACGCTCCGGGACGGCACCGCCGTCGTCGGCAGCACGAAGGTCGGGTCCGACGGGCGCGCCACGGTGACCCTGCCGGGGACGACCGCGGCGGGCACCCACCAGCTGCGCGCCTCCTTCGTCCCTGCCACGTCCGCGCAGACGGCGTCGGACTCGTCGGTCGTCGGAGTGACCGTCGACAAGGCCTCCTCGTCCAGCGCGTTGACCCGCGGGACGACGGCGATCACCAAGAACAAGGCGGCGACGGTCACGGTCACGGTGTCGGCCCCCGGCGTCCCCCGCCCCACCGGCACGGTGACCGTGACCTCGGGCGGCAGGACCGTCGGCACCGCCACCGTCTCGGCCGACGGAGCAGGACGCGTCACCGTGCCGGTGGGGACCTTCACCCGCGGGGGCACGTACGTCCTGTCCGCGTCGTACGCCGGGTCGGGCAACGTGTCCGCCAGCGTCTCGAAGCGGATGATCGTCGTCCTGCGCTGA
- a CDS encoding PadR family transcriptional regulator: protein MSSTSAPGTFGFGTGLDGMWQAMEQLRTTFDRREGTRAPRGEVRAAILALLAERPMHGYQIIREIDERSGGDWKPSAGSVYPTLQLLSDEGLVAAEETDGRKVYSLTEAGRAAAGVDPSAPWEPERSATGDRFRALPKAGVELARATAQVGRTGSPEQVDEAVAVLDEARRRIYSILARD from the coding sequence ATGAGCAGCACGTCAGCACCCGGCACCTTCGGATTCGGCACCGGCCTCGACGGCATGTGGCAGGCCATGGAGCAGCTCCGCACGACCTTCGACCGCCGCGAGGGCACCCGCGCCCCCCGGGGCGAGGTGCGTGCCGCGATCCTCGCGCTGCTGGCCGAACGTCCGATGCACGGCTACCAGATCATCCGCGAGATCGACGAGCGCAGCGGCGGCGACTGGAAGCCCAGCGCCGGGTCCGTGTACCCGACGCTGCAGCTGCTCTCCGACGAGGGGCTCGTCGCCGCGGAGGAGACCGACGGTCGCAAGGTCTACTCGCTCACCGAGGCCGGCCGCGCCGCCGCCGGGGTCGACCCGTCGGCACCGTGGGAGCCCGAGCGCTCCGCCACCGGCGACCGGTTCCGCGCCCTGCCGAAGGCCGGCGTCGAGCTGGCCCGCGCCACGGCGCAGGTCGGCCGGACGGGCTCGCCCGAGCAGGTCGACGAGGCGGTGGCGGTGCTCGACGAGGCCCGTCGTCGCATCTACTCGATCCTCGCCCGAGACTGA
- a CDS encoding ABC1 kinase family protein translates to MASTDPSASSPPVRDRAGRARYRRILRFASRHLAVTWWFELVLPRFGLRGLAERTRARRMRRFARGFHALALDLGGLMIKVGQYLSSRLDVLPPEITKELEGLQDEVTPVPFAGIRALAEAELRRPLGQVFATVAETPIAAASLGQAHRATLGPADAADTGLTDVVLKVQRPGIDAVVDVDLAALRRVGGWLSHVRLVSDRVDAPALVEEFARTSLEEIDYLNEAANSARFAADFADDDRVSVPDVVWERTTRRVLVLDDVSAIKITDVDALAAAGIDPAEVAPVFAEVMFDQLFTHGFFHADPHPGNIFVTPVPDAVDGQRPWKLTFIDFGMMGEVPAGTRTGLRKLLIAAASRDGSGMVNAMRDLGVLLPSADTLGLERAVTATFARFGGMGFAELRQVDPREYREFAGQFGDLIRSLPFQLPEDFLLVLRAMTLTSGVASALDPAFNLWDSVEPYAAQLIRDERGNAVQDVTRRTLDAATVAVRLPGRLDHLVTRLEDGTLEVGSPRIERQLTRIERTARRVVSAVLFAALLIAGAVLRSGDDVVGTVLMVTSAVPLLHALFAGRGR, encoded by the coding sequence GTGGCGTCGACCGACCCCTCCGCGTCCAGTCCACCGGTGCGTGACCGGGCCGGTCGCGCGCGCTACCGTCGCATCCTGCGGTTCGCCTCTCGGCACCTCGCCGTCACCTGGTGGTTCGAACTCGTCCTGCCCCGCTTCGGCCTGCGGGGTCTGGCCGAGCGGACCCGGGCCCGGCGCATGCGGCGATTCGCCCGGGGATTCCACGCGCTCGCACTCGACCTCGGCGGCCTGATGATCAAGGTCGGCCAGTACCTGTCGTCACGCCTCGACGTGCTGCCGCCCGAGATCACGAAAGAACTCGAGGGGCTGCAGGACGAGGTCACGCCCGTCCCCTTCGCGGGCATCCGCGCCCTGGCCGAGGCCGAACTGCGCCGACCCCTGGGGCAGGTCTTCGCGACGGTCGCCGAGACTCCCATCGCCGCCGCGTCGCTCGGCCAGGCGCACCGCGCGACGCTCGGGCCCGCCGACGCCGCCGACACGGGCCTCACCGACGTCGTGCTCAAGGTGCAGCGGCCCGGCATCGACGCCGTGGTCGACGTCGACCTGGCGGCACTCCGTCGCGTCGGCGGCTGGCTCAGCCACGTCCGACTGGTGTCGGACCGGGTCGACGCCCCCGCCCTGGTCGAGGAGTTCGCGCGCACCAGCCTCGAGGAGATCGACTACCTCAACGAAGCCGCCAACTCGGCCCGGTTCGCCGCCGACTTCGCCGACGACGACCGCGTCAGCGTGCCCGACGTCGTGTGGGAGCGCACCACGCGTCGCGTCCTCGTGCTGGACGACGTCTCGGCGATCAAGATCACCGACGTCGACGCGCTCGCCGCGGCCGGCATCGACCCCGCCGAGGTCGCGCCCGTCTTCGCCGAGGTGATGTTCGACCAGCTCTTCACCCACGGGTTCTTCCACGCCGACCCGCATCCCGGCAACATCTTCGTCACGCCCGTGCCCGACGCGGTCGACGGACAGCGACCGTGGAAGCTCACCTTCATCGACTTCGGCATGATGGGCGAGGTGCCGGCCGGCACCCGGACGGGCCTGCGCAAGCTGCTGATCGCGGCGGCCTCCCGCGACGGCTCGGGCATGGTCAACGCCATGCGCGACCTCGGCGTGCTGCTGCCGAGCGCCGACACGCTCGGGCTCGAGCGGGCCGTGACCGCCACCTTCGCCCGGTTCGGCGGCATGGGGTTCGCCGAGCTCCGTCAGGTCGACCCGCGCGAGTACCGCGAGTTCGCCGGGCAGTTCGGCGACCTCATCCGGTCGTTGCCGTTCCAGCTGCCCGAGGACTTCCTGCTCGTCCTGCGGGCGATGACGCTGACCTCGGGGGTCGCCAGCGCGCTCGACCCCGCCTTCAACCTGTGGGACTCGGTCGAGCCGTACGCGGCCCAGCTGATCCGCGACGAACGGGGCAACGCGGTGCAGGACGTCACGCGCCGCACCCTCGACGCCGCCACGGTGGCCGTGCGCCTGCCCGGCCGACTCGACCACCTCGTCACGCGCCTCGAGGACGGCACTCTCGAGGTGGGCAGCCCCCGGATCGAGCGCCAGTTGACGCGCATCGAACGGACCGCCCGGCGCGTGGTCTCGGCCGTGCTCTTCGCGGCCCTGCTCATCGCCGGAGCGGTCCTGCGCAGCGGGGACGACGTGGTCGGCACGGTGTTGATGGTCACCTCGGCCGTCCCGCTGCTGCACGCGCTCTTCGCGGGTCGCGGCCGCTGA
- a CDS encoding MarR family winged helix-turn-helix transcriptional regulator, with protein MSQPPPIPVDYVHDPDSNSGRVVDAIYALQDAEALFRARLRSKLGIGASELTTVQFLARLETRHMSARPMDVAAHLGMTSGAASIIVARLVTRGFVVRRTNPRDGRGQHLQLTEAVHSAVARAAGGGRLGALEGVLGLSDRESRRVVSLLSGVTTGFTDGASADRPAPPA; from the coding sequence ATGAGCCAGCCCCCGCCGATCCCCGTCGACTACGTCCACGATCCCGACTCCAACTCGGGTCGCGTCGTCGATGCGATCTACGCCCTGCAAGACGCCGAGGCCCTGTTCCGGGCCCGCCTGCGGTCCAAGTTGGGCATCGGGGCCAGTGAGCTGACGACCGTGCAGTTCCTCGCCCGGCTCGAGACCCGCCACATGTCGGCCCGGCCGATGGATGTCGCGGCTCATCTCGGCATGACCAGCGGGGCCGCGTCGATCATCGTCGCGCGCCTCGTGACCCGCGGCTTCGTCGTCCGGCGGACGAACCCCCGCGACGGACGGGGGCAGCACCTGCAGCTGACCGAGGCCGTGCACAGCGCCGTCGCCCGAGCCGCGGGCGGGGGCCGACTCGGGGCCCTCGAGGGTGTCCTCGGCCTGTCCGACCGCGAGTCGCGACGCGTCGTCTCCCTGCTCTCGGGCGTGACCACCGGCTTCACGGACGGCGCCTCGGCCGACCGACCCGCGCCTCCTGCCTGA
- a CDS encoding carbohydrate ABC transporter permease: MSVITRNPAPRSDVRRASSRRAGRRSLATTVLGVVFTAIMLFPIYWMINVSLTPTAQMRQSPPSWFPTNPTLDGYAAVVSEQLPYLGTSLLVGLGTVVVTVALSAPAAYSLAKLRPKGGGALSFVLLVAQMIPQVIMAMGFYAIYLNLGILNEWWGLVIADSTLAVPFGVLIFTAFMSGIPDELLSAAKLDGAGSWRTFVSVVLPVSRNSAVTVGLFAFLWAWSDFVFSSTLNSGGSAQTITLGIYRYIGNNNQEWNSIMATAVVASIPATVLLVVAQRYVAAGVTAGAVKD; this comes from the coding sequence ATGAGCGTCATCACCCGGAACCCCGCCCCGCGATCGGACGTGCGCCGCGCCTCCTCGCGGCGGGCCGGCCGGCGCAGCCTGGCCACGACCGTCCTCGGCGTCGTCTTCACGGCGATCATGTTGTTCCCCATCTACTGGATGATCAACGTCTCGCTGACGCCGACGGCGCAGATGCGGCAGAGCCCGCCGTCGTGGTTCCCGACGAATCCGACGCTCGACGGCTACGCGGCCGTCGTGTCCGAGCAGCTGCCCTACCTCGGCACGAGCCTGCTGGTCGGGCTCGGCACCGTCGTCGTGACGGTCGCCCTGTCGGCACCGGCCGCGTACTCGCTCGCCAAGCTGCGGCCCAAGGGGGGAGGCGCGCTCAGCTTCGTCCTGCTGGTCGCGCAGATGATCCCCCAGGTCATCATGGCGATGGGCTTCTACGCGATCTACCTCAACCTCGGCATCCTCAACGAGTGGTGGGGTCTCGTGATCGCCGACTCGACGCTCGCGGTGCCGTTCGGCGTGCTGATCTTCACCGCGTTCATGAGCGGCATCCCCGACGAGTTGCTGAGCGCCGCGAAGCTCGACGGGGCCGGCTCGTGGCGGACGTTCGTCTCGGTGGTGCTTCCGGTCAGCCGCAACTCGGCCGTCACCGTCGGGCTGTTCGCGTTCTTGTGGGCCTGGTCGGACTTCGTCTTCTCGTCGACGCTCAACAGCGGCGGCTCGGCCCAGACCATCACCCTCGGCATCTACCGCTACATCGGCAACAACAACCAGGAGTGGAACTCGATCATGGCGACCGCCGTGGTCGCGTCGATCCCCGCCACCGTCCTGCTCGTCGTCGCCCAGCGGTACGTCGCCGCCGGCGTCACCGCCGGTGCCGTCAAGGACTGA
- a CDS encoding glycoside hydrolase family 127 protein encodes MTTTHPARSTPVTTIHTSTAPFSGPVRPGRSTLTPLDSSEIRLTGGYWAEKQRLNADVVLRHCEDWMERIGWTGNFDRAASHQAGWVHAGIEFVDSEVYKLLEGMAWELGRSHDADLSSRYDQLVYRVASAQDDDGYLHTSFGRPWQPARYSNLEWGHELYSFGHLVQAAVAAERTGIESALVDVARRLADHLWVEFGPDGRVAVCGHPEIEVALVEFGRALDEPRYVELARLFVERRGRGLLAPIEYGQEYFQDDVPVREAEVLRGHAVRALYLAAGALDVAVETGDDELADAVRRQWEATVARRTYVTGGMGSHHQDEAYGADFELPPDRAYSETCAGIASNMLSWRLLLQDGDPRYADLIERTLFNNVMASPREDGRAFFYTNTLHQRTDGVAPDEDELNARALSSLRAPWFEVSCCPTNVARTLASVESTFATKTPAGLQVHQYGEFDVDTTLSDGTPIALSVRSGYPYDGAVRITWRDDTRREVDLDLRIPSWAGSARIEAPGQAPSVRDGRSTTVRGRFAAGDVVTVDLPMQARWSLPDPRIDAVRGQVAVQRGPLVLALESTDLPDGDVNDVVVDTTVEPVTTERGATVEVSRLAAATADWPYGEPGDATGPLGAVALVPYATWANRGPSTMRVWLPVARVEG; translated from the coding sequence ATGACCACCACACATCCCGCGAGGAGCACGCCCGTGACCACCATCCACACCTCGACCGCACCGTTCTCGGGCCCGGTCCGGCCCGGCCGGTCGACCCTGACCCCGCTCGACTCGTCCGAGATCCGCCTGACCGGCGGGTACTGGGCCGAGAAGCAACGCCTGAACGCCGACGTCGTGCTGCGCCACTGCGAGGACTGGATGGAGCGCATCGGCTGGACGGGCAACTTCGACCGGGCCGCGTCCCATCAGGCCGGCTGGGTGCACGCCGGCATCGAGTTCGTCGACAGCGAGGTCTACAAGCTGCTCGAGGGCATGGCGTGGGAGCTCGGCCGATCGCACGACGCCGACCTCTCGTCGCGCTACGACCAGCTGGTGTACCGGGTCGCCTCGGCGCAGGACGACGACGGCTACCTGCACACCAGCTTCGGTCGTCCCTGGCAGCCCGCCCGCTACTCGAACCTCGAATGGGGCCACGAGCTCTACAGCTTCGGCCACCTCGTCCAGGCGGCCGTCGCGGCCGAGAGGACCGGCATCGAGAGCGCCCTGGTCGACGTCGCCCGCCGCCTGGCCGACCACCTCTGGGTCGAGTTCGGGCCCGACGGGCGGGTGGCGGTCTGCGGGCACCCCGAGATCGAGGTCGCGCTCGTCGAGTTCGGCCGCGCCCTCGACGAGCCCCGCTACGTCGAGCTCGCGCGCCTCTTCGTCGAGCGCCGCGGCCGCGGCCTGCTGGCGCCGATCGAGTACGGCCAGGAGTACTTCCAGGACGACGTGCCGGTGCGGGAGGCCGAGGTGCTGCGCGGGCACGCGGTGCGGGCGTTGTACCTGGCGGCCGGGGCCCTCGACGTGGCCGTCGAGACCGGCGACGACGAACTCGCCGACGCCGTCCGGCGGCAGTGGGAGGCGACCGTCGCGCGCCGCACGTACGTCACCGGCGGGATGGGCTCGCACCACCAGGACGAGGCGTACGGCGCCGACTTCGAGCTTCCGCCGGATCGCGCCTACTCGGAGACCTGCGCCGGCATCGCCTCGAACATGCTGTCGTGGCGCCTGCTGCTGCAGGACGGCGACCCGCGCTACGCGGACCTGATCGAACGCACGCTGTTCAACAACGTGATGGCCTCGCCCCGCGAGGACGGGCGTGCCTTCTTCTACACGAACACGTTGCACCAGCGCACCGACGGCGTCGCCCCCGACGAGGACGAGCTGAACGCCCGCGCCCTGTCGAGCCTCCGGGCGCCCTGGTTCGAGGTCTCGTGCTGCCCGACGAACGTCGCCCGCACGCTCGCGAGCGTCGAGTCGACCTTCGCGACCAAGACGCCGGCCGGGCTGCAGGTGCACCAGTACGGCGAGTTCGACGTCGACACCACCCTTTCCGACGGCACGCCGATCGCCCTGTCGGTGCGCAGCGGCTACCCCTACGACGGCGCGGTCCGCATCACCTGGCGCGACGACACGCGACGCGAGGTCGACCTCGACCTGCGCATTCCCTCGTGGGCGGGCTCGGCACGCATCGAGGCGCCCGGCCAGGCACCGTCCGTGCGGGACGGACGCTCGACGACCGTCCGGGGCCGGTTCGCGGCGGGCGACGTCGTCACGGTCGACCTGCCGATGCAGGCCCGGTGGAGCCTGCCCGACCCCCGGATCGACGCGGTGCGCGGCCAGGTCGCCGTTCAGCGCGGCCCGCTCGTGCTGGCGCTCGAGTCGACCGACCTGCCCGACGGCGACGTCAACGACGTGGTCGTCGACACCACGGTCGAACCGGTGACCACCGAGCGGGGTGCCACGGTCGAGGTGTCACGTCTGGCCGCGGCCACCGCCGACTGGCCGTACGGCGAGCCCGGCGACGCGACCGGCCCGCTCGGCGCGGTCGCCCTCGTGCCCTACGCCACCTGGGCGAACCGCGGGCCGTCGACCATGAGGGTCTGGCTGCCCGTTGCCCGGGTCGAGGGCTGA
- a CDS encoding LamG-like jellyroll fold domain-containing protein yields the protein MTTVATSTVATTPQVRSDLSFWAALCLATVARVVLTTVVCLLLWAAVPALWGWSPTTVVSGSMAPAIAAGDVVVAMPVDTADLAAGQVLLVDDPDRAGELRLHRLVDTTDDGSLRLKGDANAQVDSSLVSAETVHGVGVLLVPSIGSSMLWHGGDRVLGVLVVSLVVLLLLAATRLEPASEDVADPLALSRHRAPTHPTGRSRAVRVSGLVLAVVAGVAVLFLVVGSSHAAFSATTSASSALATARFTCLDRPVAAQARFAYQFNDGVGTTARDSSGNGRSGTLTRGATIASGTCAGDGPHLRLDGVSGQVTTGQMIDGPQVFTVETWFRTTTTTGGKLIGFGNSQAGSSGQYDRHLYLTDRGTLIFGVYSGGYFSVESPAAYTDGAWHLATATLSPSGMALYVDGTRVGSSTQAAAENARGYWRIGYDAVSISWPSSPTSKYYRGDLDDTTVLDVASTAAEVSARYAAGR from the coding sequence ATGACGACCGTCGCGACCTCCACCGTCGCCACCACCCCGCAGGTCCGCTCCGACCTGTCGTTCTGGGCTGCGCTGTGCCTGGCGACGGTCGCGCGGGTCGTCCTGACGACGGTCGTGTGCCTCCTGCTCTGGGCGGCCGTCCCGGCCCTTTGGGGCTGGTCGCCCACGACCGTGGTCTCGGGGTCGATGGCGCCCGCGATCGCCGCCGGGGACGTCGTGGTGGCGATGCCCGTGGACACCGCCGACCTCGCTGCGGGGCAGGTGTTGCTGGTCGACGACCCGGACCGCGCCGGAGAACTGCGGTTGCACCGACTGGTCGACACGACCGACGACGGCTCGCTGCGACTGAAGGGCGACGCCAATGCCCAGGTCGACTCCAGCCTCGTGTCGGCCGAGACCGTGCACGGCGTCGGGGTCCTGCTCGTCCCGTCGATCGGATCGTCGATGCTCTGGCACGGCGGCGACCGCGTCCTGGGCGTGCTCGTCGTGTCCCTCGTGGTGCTGCTCCTGCTCGCGGCGACGCGGCTCGAGCCGGCGAGCGAGGACGTCGCCGACCCGCTCGCCCTCTCCCGCCACCGCGCACCCACGCACCCGACGGGGCGGTCCCGCGCCGTCCGGGTCTCGGGTCTCGTGCTGGCCGTGGTCGCCGGGGTGGCCGTGCTGTTCCTCGTCGTCGGCTCGAGTCACGCCGCGTTCTCGGCCACCACGTCGGCGTCGAGCGCCCTCGCAACGGCCCGGTTCACCTGTCTCGATCGTCCGGTGGCGGCGCAGGCACGGTTCGCCTACCAGTTCAACGACGGCGTCGGCACGACCGCGCGCGACAGCAGTGGCAACGGACGATCGGGGACCCTCACCCGCGGGGCCACGATCGCCAGCGGCACGTGCGCCGGCGACGGCCCCCACCTGCGGCTCGACGGCGTGAGCGGCCAGGTCACGACGGGGCAGATGATCGACGGCCCACAGGTCTTCACCGTCGAGACCTGGTTCCGCACGACCACGACGACGGGGGGCAAGCTGATCGGCTTCGGGAACAGCCAGGCGGGATCGTCGGGCCAGTACGACCGCCACCTCTACCTGACCGACAGGGGCACGCTGATCTTCGGCGTCTACAGCGGCGGTTACTTCAGCGTGGAGAGCCCGGCGGCCTACACGGACGGTGCATGGCACCTGGCGACGGCGACCCTGAGTCCGTCGGGCATGGCCCTCTACGTCGACGGCACGCGGGTCGGTTCGTCGACCCAGGCGGCCGCCGAGAACGCCCGGGGCTACTGGCGGATCGGCTACGACGCGGTGAGCATCTCGTGGCCGTCGTCCCCGACGAGCAAGTACTACCGCGGCGACCTCGACGACACGACGGTCCTGGACGTGGCCTCGACGGCGGCCGAGGTGAGCGCGAGGTACGCAGCCGGTCGGTGA